One Hydrogenimonas thermophila genomic window, CCTTTCATTAATTTTGTTATTCTTTTTAATTCATCTTTAGAAATATCTTGATTTAAAAATAGTTTAGAGTCTAAAAGCATAATCCAAGAAGATAATTCATTGAGTGGAGCTTTCCATTGATGTGCAATATTATTTACAATATTTTTCATTGACTCTTGTTTGTTATAGTAAAATAAAAGAGTTTCTTGTAACCTATTTTTTTCAATTTCTTGGTTTACTTTTTGTTTGAGTTTAATATTCCAAACTATTACAAATATAATTATTAATAGAGTAAAAGAGATAATTTTAATAATGAGCATATAATCAATATTAGATATATGTCTCATAAACCATTTATTCATTAGTTCATTTTTCTCTTGTTCAGTGATGTTATTTATGCCTTTTTGTAAAATATCTCTTAATATTTCTTGTTGCTTATTTGTCGCTATTCGAAGTTTTACACTAAAATGTTTGTTTTTTACATCAAAAGCTGGTTTTAAATTGCTTATATTGTATTTTTGTATTGTATAGTTTAAAACACCTAAAGTATTCATGAAACCATCAGCTTCATTAAAAGCTACTGCCTTTAATCCATCAAGTGTATTATTTACTAACAGTACCTTTATTTTAGGATAATATTTTTGAATTAACTCTTCTTCTGAGAACCCTTTTATAACTGCTAATATTTTTCCATTAAAATCATTTAAACTTTTGTATTTTTTTGCATTCTCTTCTCTTGTTACAACACTATCTATTACTTCTTTGTAAGGTGATGTAAAAGATAAAAACTTTTCTCTTTTCGGTGTTTTTACAATATTTAACATAACGTCTAATGAGCCATCTTTTAACATCTTTATAAATTCATTCCAACTATAACCATGTACATATTCAATTTTAATACCTATCTTTTTTGCAATCAAATTCATATAATCAATTGAAAAACCTTCTGCTTTTCCATTTATATTGTAGTTAAAAGGTGCCCAGTCTATTTCATTATGTACCTTTATAATTTTTTTTGAATCTAAATATTCCAACTCCTCTTTAGTTAATGGAATATTGTATCTATTCTCTCTAAAGATGAAATCTTTGTAATTAATTGTTTTATTTTGATCAACAAAACCTAGATTTTTAAAATTATCAACCATCAATTTGATTCTATTTTTGTCAATACTTCCTATAGGATATATATTTGGCAGCATAATACTTTCAACCTGTTTTGCCTCAAATATTAAAGCATCTTTTGTTTTATGTTGTGTATTGTACTTTTTAAGTATTAGTTCTATTACTTCATCTTTATGCTTCAGAGCATATTCCCACCCTTTTATAGAAGCATCTCTAAATTTTTTTACTCGTTTAGGATGATGTTTTACTTCTTCTTGTGATGTAAAAAGATTTAAATCATAAAACTCAGCTCCATATATAGTAGGATTTAAAAGATTATAAGGAACTTTTGCTTTATTAAGATAGTAGATTTCATTAGTTGTAAAAATTGCCATTGCATCTACTTTTTTATCTATAAAATCTTGTACGTTAAAACTAGGAGGAATATGAATAAAGTCATTAGATGTCAAACCAAACTTTTTAAACATAATTAGCATCATAGCACTATTAATATCGTTTCCAATCCCCATAACTTTTTTACCTTTTAAATCTGAAGGAAGACGAATATCTTTAGTTGTTACAATTGCTAAAGGGGACTGTTTAAAAAAGTTTGCAACAAAAACAATTGGCTTGCCTTTGAGATATTCTGAAACTATATTTGCATAGGTGGTTCCATATATCCCTTCTTTACTGAGTACCTTATCAATAATGTTAATTTCAGGACTAAACTCTACAAACTCAACATCAAGCCCTACATCTTTATAGTACCCTTTCTCTTTTGCTATATAAAATCCAGCATACTCAAACTGATGTTTCCATTGAAATTGCAAAGTGATTTTTTCTAAAGATTTTGCAAATAAAAAATTTGTTGCAAATATTAAAAAAAAGATTATTATTCTATATTTATTTTCCATCCGATTTTACTTATATTGATAATTTTTTCTTTTCCTATTTTTCTTCTTAAGCTTCCAATAAGGTTCTTAATAGCACTGTCACTTATATAGTTGTCATTCCAAATATGAAACTCTAAATCATTGCGACTAATGATCTTATTTCGATTTTTTAGAAATAGTTGTAATAAAAGATTCTCTTTTTTGCCAAGTTTTACTTTTATATTTTCTTCAAAAAGTTCAAGAGAATCAAAATCATAATATAATTTAGAATCTAAAGTAACAATCTGTTGTGATCTAATTTTTTTTAAACATTTCAGCATACTTTGTTGGAAATTTACAATATCAAGAGGTTTTATAATATAGCCATCTATTTGAAGGTTTATAGCTTCCATAAGGTATTTGTTATCACTATATGATGTTAAAAAAACTATTGGAGTGCCAACATCATCTTCTCTAATCTTTTTTACAATAGCCATACCATTTAAACTGTTTTTCAATTCTATGTCCACCAAAATAATATCTGGGGAATTTTTAGCATATATTTCAAGTGCCTCTTCGTAATTTTTTGCAATATAAACATTTTGAAAAAATAGCTCAAATGATGAAGCATAGCTTTGACTTACAGACTCATCATCTTCTACATATAGCAGGCTTAATTTATATAATTCATTTAATTCCATAATTAAATTCTATCATATAAAAGTTTGTTTTAAGACAGCTAATTTGTTTTAAGACAAATCTTGAAACTTACTTTTTATTGCTACTATTTACATAAACTTTTATAATAAAGATTTTTAGATGCAAAACAGAATACGAAACTACAATCAACTTGTAGCAGATGAGACTATAGAAGACTACTCTTTACGATATGCTCCAAAAACCTTTAGAAAATGGTCTGAGTTTTTAATTGCAAATACTGCTATAGGGAGTATATCTTTTTTGGCTCTTGAGGCTATTGGAGCTTCCATTGCCCTACATTATGGGTTTACTACAGCATTTTGGGCAATTCTTACAGCTTCACTCATCATATTTTTTACAGCAATTCCTATTAGTTACTATGCCGCAAAATATAATATAGATATAGATTTGATTACAAGAAGTGCAGGGTTTGGTTATGTTGGCTCTACATTTACATCTTTGATATATGCATCTTTTAGTTTTATCTTTTTTGCACTTGAAGCTGCCATTATGGCGCAGGCATTGGAGGTTTATTTTGGTATTCCTTTAAGTTTTGGATATATAATTAGCTCTTTAGTAATTATTCCCATTGTTTTTTACGGAATTACTCTTATAAATAGATTGCAGTTTTTAACTCAACCCATTTGGCTTATTATGATGGTTGTCCCATACATTGCCATACTATACAAAGAGCCAAATGCAATTTCTGCTTTCAAGTCTCTTACAGGAAATATATCTGGCAGTAATGAGTTTGATTTTTACTATTTTGGTATGGCAGTTGGAGTGTCACTATCTTTGATAGCTCAGATTGGAGAACAGGTTGATTATCTGCGTTTTATGCCACCACTTAAAAAAGAGAATAGATTTAAATGGTGGGTTTCAGTACTCATAGCTGGACCAGGTTGGATAATACTAGGTTTTTTAAAACAGATAGGTGGTATGTTTTTAGCATCTATGGTTTTATTGACGGGACTAAGTGCATATGAAGCTAAAACACCTATTGAGATGTACAATATAGGTTATCAATATATTTTTGATAATCCAGAACATGCTTTAGTTGCTGCTACTATATTTGTAATAATCTCGCAAATCAAAATAAATGTAACAAATGCTTATGCAGGTTCACTGGCTTGGTCAAACTTTTTTTCACGTGTTACACATTCCCACCCTGGTCGTGTTGTTTGGATGCTCTTTAATATAGGTATTGCATTACTACTTATGGAGCTTGGAGTTTTTGATGTTTTAGAAAAGGTTTTGGGACTCTACTCTAATGTTGCCATCGCTTGGATTGGAGCAATTTTTGCAGATTTAGTCATAAATAAACCTTTAGGACTGGCTCCAAAAGTTGTAGAGTTTAAAAGAGCATACCTTTATAATGTAAATCCTGTTGGTGTTGGAAGTATGGGAATTGCATCACTTATATCCATATTTGCTTTTATGGGATATTTTGGGAGTTTAGCTCAAAGTTACTCTGCAATAATTGCCATGTTTATAGCCATATTACTCTCCCCAATCATAGCTATTTTGACAAAAGGTGAATATTATATAGCAAGAGAAAATATACATTTAAATAGTAAAAAAGTTTATGAAACTTGTAAAACTTGTAATCATGAGTATGAAATAGAAGATATGGCATATTGCCCTTTACATAATTCAAATATCTGCTCTTTATGCTGTTCTCTTGATTCTTTATGTCATGATATTTGTAAAAAAGATAGAGAACGCAGTATGCGAGATAAGATTGCTAAATTTGTAAGTACAATATTTAGAAACACTATTTCAAAAGACACTAGCTTCAAAGTTTTTAATTTTTTTCTTCTATCATCGGGATTCTTTTTATTAATATGGATTACTGGATGGATGTCTTACTCTATACAAATAGATTTGATTCCATATGATCAAAGAGGATTGTTTAGAGAGTCTATAGAAAATTACTCTATGATAATTGGTATTTTAATGAGTATAGTTGCTTGGTGGATTTTACTTATTCAAGATAGTAAAGATAGAGCAGAAAATGAGTTGGAGTCAAGAAATACTAGTCTTGAGAATGAGGTTTTAATACGTACAGAAGCAGAACGTAAAGCTGAAGAAGCAACAAAAGCGAAAAGTAACTTTTTAGCAAATATGAGCCATGAGATAAGAACCCCAATGAATGGAATTTTAGGAATGTCTCATTTAGTTTTGCAAACTGACCTTGATGATAAACAGAAAAATTACATACAAAAGATAGATAACAGTGCAAAATCACTTCTAGGCATCATAAACGATATTTTAGATTTTTCAAAAATAGAAGCAGGAAAACTGTCAATAGAGAAGATTGAATTCGATCTATTTAAAATGATAGAAAATGTAATAAATTTAATAGAATATAAAGCCCATGAAAAAAATATTGAATTAATAATAAGTTATGATAAGAGTTTAGGGAAAAAATATTATGGAGATAGCTTAAGAGTAAGTCAAGTTCTTACAAACTTATTGAGTAATGCAGTTAAATTTACTGATGATGGTGAAGTTGGAATATATATTACAAAAATATATAAAAATCTATTAAGATTTGAAGTAGTTGATACAGGAATAGGTTTAACATATGAGCAACAATCTAAACTCTTTAAATCATTTTCACAAGCAGATGGAAGTACCACCAGAAAGTATGGCGGAACAGGACTGTGACTTGCAATATCTAAACAACTTGTTGAACTTATGAATGGAAAGATTTGGGTAGAGAGTGAGTATGGAAAAGGAAGTAAATTTATATTTGAGATTGAATTAGAAGAGAGAGAAGATACTAAGCAGTTTAACCTGTTTAGTGATAAAAAAGTTTTAGTAGTAGATGACAATAAATCTTGGCATAGTATATTGGCAAATATATTGGAGATGTTCAACATAAAAGTTGATCATGCATACAGTGGAGAAGAGGCAGTCAAAAAAGTTTGTAAATGCAAAGAGTGTTATGACCTAATACTTATGGATTGGAATATGCCAAAAATAGATGGTATAGAAGCTACAAAAATAATACAAAAAGAGTTTAAAAAACATCCGGTAACAATCATAATGATCAGCAGTTTTAGACAAGAGAGTATTGCAAATTTGGCTAAAGATGTTGGTATTGATATATTTTTACAAAAACCAATAAATCCATCAGTTTTAAATGACATATTAAGTGGGCTATTTTTAGATGGAGTAGATATTAAAAACATAGATACAGTTAAAGAAGATACATTAAAAGATGATCTACAAAGTTTAAACGGTAGTTCCATCTTGATAGTAGAAGACAATGTTATAAACCAAGAGATAATCATAGGTTTACTAGAAAACAGCGGTATAAAAATAGATATAGCAAATAATGGTGTTGAAGCAGTTGATATGTTTAACGCAAACAGTACCAAATATGAACTAATCCTTATGGATCTGCAAATGCCAATAATGGGAGGAATTGAGGCAACCAAAATCATAAGAGAGAAATATAAAGATATTCCAATCATTGCGCTAACAGCAAATGCAATGAAAGAAGATGTTGAAAAGACCAAGCTTGCTGGTATGAATGAACACTTAAATAAACCAATAGAAGTAGAAAAGCTATATGCAACACTACTAAAGTTTATCTCAAAAAAAGAGAGCTCTTCAGAGATTAAGACAAAAAAAGAGGAGATAGAGTTACCTGAGTTTACAAATATAGATATAAGTATAGGATTAAAATATCTCTCAAACAACAAAAAACTCTATCTAAAAATTCTAAATGACTTTTATGAGAGTTATAAAGATGTAAAACTTGAAGAGTTGAGTGATGAAGAGTTTAAAAGAGTAACCCACACAATCAAAGGTTTAAGTGCAAATATTGGAGCTAACTCTTTACACACCATTGCTAAAGAGTTAGATGTTACACAAAACAAAAGCCTACTTCCTGAGTTTTACAAAGAACTAAATGCAGTTATAGATGAACTTGAAGAGAAACTCTCAAAAATAGATAACCAAAGAGATTTCAAGCCTGAATTAGACACTGAAACAAGAGATGAGTTACTAGAAGCTCTTAAAGAGTATGCCAAAAAAAGAAGATCGAAACTTTGTAATGAAGTATTGGAAAAACTTTTAAGCTACAAGCTTTCTAATGAGGATCAACAACTTTTTAATGAGCTTAAAAAGTTGGTGGATGGTCGTAAATATAAAATTATTGTGGAGATGATATAGCCATTATAAAAAAGTCTGTTTTGGGATTGCTCTATGATGTAAAAACAAATCTTACAACTCACTTTTTATAGCTATTATATTAACAAGTAATTAAGTAGTAACTTGATGAATAATTATAAAAAGAGAATAGAATTATAGTGGAGATAAGATGGGAAGTAAAACTATTTTAATAGTTGATGATACTATTGCAAATCTTGATATATTGGTTGATTTATTAGGACAATATGACGTTATTGATGCAGTAAATGGAGAAGATGCTCTTGAGATTGCAAATGAAGAGAGTATAGATCTGATTTTACTTGATATTATGATGCCAGAGATGGATGGATATGAAGTTTGTAAAAGATTAAAATCTAATGAAAAGACAAAAGATATTCCAGTAATCTTTATTACAGCTAAAACAGATGAAGATAGTATTGAAAAGGCTTATGATATTGGTGGAGCCGATTATGTTACAAAACCTTTTAGACCAAAAGAGTTGTTATCTAGAGTAAAGAAAGAGTTAAAACTACAAGAGTTGATGAAAGAGTTAAAGCTTTTAGCATCAACTGATCCTATGACAAAACTCTACAATAGAAGGTATTTTACTAATGTGTCACAACATATTTTAGAGATAGCAAAACGAGAAAATCAAAGTTTATCTTTGGTTATGTTAGATATTGATAAATTTAAAAATATTAATGATACTTATGGTCATCAAATTGGTGATGAAGTAATTATTTCGCTTGCAAATGAGTTGACTCAAAATCAAAGAAAAAGTGATATCGTCTCTAGATATGGCGGAGAAGAGTTTGTAGTATTGCTACCAAATACATCGCTGGAAGAAGCAATAGGAGTAGCTGAAAAATTAAGAGAAAAAATAGACTTAAAAACTATTAATTTAGATAATTATGAAAAGTTGAAGTTTACTATTAGCCTTGGAGTGTCAGAAGTTAAAGTTTTTAATGAAAAAAATATAGAGAAAGCGCTTAAACGTGCAGATGATGCTCTTTATACTGCAAAAGAGAGTGGTAGAAATAGAGTTTGCTTTGTATAATTTAATTGAAATGGAAGTTTGGTAATTTTGATGAATGTATTAATTGTTGACGATAAAAACAGTTATATTGATATGGCTATTGCTTTTTTAGAGGATATTGAAAATATAAAGTTATATACATCAATGAGCGGTAAAGAGGCACTTATAAAAACTACTAAAGTAAGCTTTGATCTAATACTGCTTGATATTATTATGCCAAATATGGATGGATTTGAGGTATGCAAAAGATTAAAACAGCATCCACGTACAAAAGATATTCCTGTTATATTTCTGACATCTGAAAATAGTTTAGATTTTATAATAAAAGCATTTGAGTATGGAGCTATAGATTATATAAACAAACCATTTACCGCTGAAGAATTAAGAGCAAGAGTGAATACTCAACTAAAACTATATAAAACGGTAAAAGAGCTTAAAGCAAAACAGAGTCAATTGGTACAATTGTCAATTATTGATCCGTTGACTAAAATATATAATTTTACTTATCTTAAAACTAAACTAAAATATTTATTAGATAATAAAGAAAGATTTTGGTTTATTCATATTCAAATTGATAATTTAGGGAAAATAAGTAAAGTATTTGGACATAATCAAACTGAAAAATTGTTATTAGAGTTTGTAGAGGTTTTAAATGATATATTTGCAGATAAAAATATGATTTTTCGACTATATGGTGCTCATTTTGGGGTGATTATACAAAATCAAAAAAAAGAGAATATAGAAAAACTTTTGAACTCATTTTTAATAGAAATCAAGAACTTGCTTAAAACAGTTACAAATGTAAATTGTTTTATTGTTGCAAATTTATCAAAAGAATCTGATTCTGTTTCTTCTTTGTTAAATCGTTCTGATAATCTAATTCATAGACACTATATGTTAAAAGATAAATTACAATACTTAATTGAAGAATAGATTAATATATCTTTTCTTTTTTGAATAATTATAAGAGGAAATCATAAATATTAATTCTTGATATCAAATATAAAAATATCTCTAATTGACAACTAAATATGCAAAATAGTACAATAGTTTAAAAAATGGATGAAATATTATTTGAAAAAATAGAAATAGAAGAAGTAGAGATAATTTTAGTCTTATTTATAATTTAAGTTTATATAGATGAAAAGTTAGTCTAAAAGAAGTTGTTACTAACTATAAAAAGTTTTTTTATATTATAGGAAATATTATATGCAAAATATTCAACAGTTAATGAAAGATAGAATTTTAGTTATTGACGGGGCAATGGGAACTCAGATCCAGTCTATGGATATTCCAGAAGATGCTTGGGAAGGAAAAGAGGGGTGTAATGAGCTTTTAAATGCTACAGCTCCTGAACTGATTCGACAAATTCACAAACGATATGCAATGGCTGGAGCTGATCTCATTAAGACAAACACATTCGGCTCAATGAATTGGGTGCTTGATGAGTATGAAATTGGTGATCGTGCCTATGAGCTTAGCAAAAAAGGGTGTGAACTTGTAAAGTCTGTATGTGAAGAGTTCAGTACGCCTCAAAAACCTCGTTTTTGTCTTGGATCAATTGGACCTGGAACGAAACTACCATCTTTAAAGCATATAGAGTATGATGAAATGTATAGTGGCTATCTGGAGATGGCTAAAGGGATGATTGATGGTGGCGTTGATATCTTCTTACTTGAGACGTGCCAAGATCCTTTACAGATTAAAGCTGCACTTCATGCTTGTGAAGATGCTTGCAAAGATAAAGAGGTTAAGACCCCGATTATGGTATCGGTCACAATTGAGCTGAGTGGTTCTATGCTTATTGGTACTGATGCAACAACAATTGCTACTATTATGGAGCCTTTTGATATTCTCTCTTTAGGTTTTAACTGCGGAACTGGTCCTGAACAGGTTGAAAAGCATGTTAAAACACTATCAGAGCTTTGGCATAAACCTATCTCTGTTCATGCCAATGCTGGATTGCCTCAAAACCGTGGTGGTTACACTTACTACCCGATGGGACCTGAAGAGTTTAGTGAGTTGCAAAAAAGTTTTACTAAGTATGATGGTGTTACATTCCTTGGTGGATGCTGTGGAACAACACCACAACACATCAAAGCTCTATCTGACGCTGTTAAAGGTATGAAGCCTCGTCCAGCTACCGGATCTCATCCAACCTCTCTTGCATCACTCTTCAATACAGTTCCATTAATGCAAGATCCGGCACCACTGCTCATTGGTGAACGCTCCAATGCTACTGGCTCAAAGGCTTTTCGTGAGCTTTTATTGGCAGAAGATTATGAAGGTACATTAACGGTTGGACAGCAGCAGGTTCGTGCAGGAGCTCATGTGCTTGATGTTTCTGTAGGATTTGCAGGTCGGGATGAGACTAAAGATATGCATGAAGTCATAAGTCTTTATGCTCAAAAAATTCCATTGCCGTTAATGCCAGATTCAACACAGGTAAAAGGGCTTGAGACAGCTCTTAAGTGCATAGGCGGTAAGCCTATTATAAACTCTGTCAACCTTGAAGACGGAATCGAAAAGTTTGATGCAGTCTGCCAACTGGCAAAACGCTTTGGTACATCATTGGTCTGTTTAACAATTGATGAGCAGGGTATGGCAAAGACAGTTGAGCGCAAACTTGAAGTTGCTGAACGCATTTATGAGCTAGCTACTAAAAAGCATGGTTTAAAGCCTCAAGATCTTGTGTTTGATGTGTTGACCTTTACTGTTGGGTCTGGTGATGAAGAGTACCGCGATGCGGCCGTGCAGACAATAGAGGCAATTCGAGAACTTAGACGAAGACACCCTGAAGTTGGTACTACACTTGGACTTTCAAATATCTCTTTTGGATTAGATAAAGATGCAAGACCTTATCTAAACTCTGTATTTTTACACCACTGTCTTGAAGCGGGGCTGACTTCTGTTATTATCAATGTTAAGCATATCATCCCTATGAACAGGATAAGCGAAGAGGATCGTAAGGTTTGTGAAGATCTTCTGTTTAATAACCAAGAAAATGGTGATCCTCTTTTTAAATTCATAGAACACTTTAGTAAAAAAGAGGCGGTTGATCAGGGAGCAGAAGATGAAGCTTACCTTAAGATGAGTGATGAGGAGAAGATACATAAACTTCTGCTTGATGGTGATAAAGATAGGATGATTCCGCTTGTAGAAGAGGTACGCCACCGCATCTCACCAGAAAAGATTGTCAATGAGATTCTTATAGAAGCTATGAAAGTTGTAGGTGATCTTTTTGGAAGTGGTCAGATGCAGCTTCCGTTTGTTTTGCAAAGTGCTGAGACAATGAAAGCTACAGTTGATTACCTAAACCCTTATTTGCCAAAGAAAGAGAAAGAGAGTGATACGACACTTATACTTGGTACAGTTAAAGGGGATGTTCACGATGTTGGTAAGAACCTTGTAGATATTATTCTTACCAACAATGGCTTTAAGGTTGTTAATCTTGGTATCAAAGTGGAACTTGAACAGTTTTTAGAAGCTGCAAAAGAGCATAATGCAGATGTCATAGGTTTTAGCGGACTACTAGTTAAATCGACTCAAGTAATGAAAGAGAATCTTGAACAGATGACTGAGATGGGAATAGACATACCTGTTATTGTTGGTGGTGCCGCATTAACAAAAGGGTTTGTTGATGAGTATTGCCGCCCAGTTTATAAAGGGCCAATCTTCTATTGTCGTGATGCTTTTGACGGTGTTATTGCTATGAGCCGTATTGAGGCTGGAAACTTTGATACAAGACTTGGCAGTGATGGAAAAGATGAAGAAGAGGTAGTTGTTATCAAAGAGAAAAAAGAGGTAGAGATTCCTCCTTTTGAAGAGATAAAAATGCCATCTCGTGAGATTAAAGTGCCTGTTCCTCCATTTTGGGGACGCAGGGTTATGACTAAAGATGATTTTGATTTAAATATCGCTTTTGAATGGATTAATCATCGTATTCTATTTAAGTCACGATGGGGATACCGCTCAAAGGGTATGAGTAAAGATGAGTATCAAAAACAGCTTGAAGAGGTTGTATTGCCGGCATATGAACGGCTAAAAGCACAATTTATAGATGAAGGTCTCTTTGATCCAACAATTATATATGGCTATTACCCTTGCAGAAGTGACGATACAACACTATTGATTTTTGATGAAAGTGAAGGGTGGAATAGTGATAAAGATGCCAACCGTGAGCCTCTTGATGAGGTGATGGGCAGAGCACGTGAAGCAATGACTTTCCCACGTCAAACCAAAAAACCGTGGCGTTGTCTTGCTGACTATTTTCACAGGGATCGTCACGATGTTGTTGCTTTTACAACTGTAAGTGCAGGCCGTAAAATAAGTGAATATGAGCGCAAGCTTTATGATGAGGGTAAGTTTCACGAATATTACTTAGTTCATGGTTTAGGAGTAGAGTTGGCTGAAGCATTGGCAGAGATTGCACATAAACAGATACGGCTAGACCTTAATATTGCAGATAAAGAGGGACACTCTTTGCGTGATGTTGAGATGAGAAAATATCAAGGAGCACGTTACTCTCCTGGCTATCCTGCTTGTCCGGAATTGGAGCTTAATAAACCTATTTTTAATTTCTTGAAACCGGAAGATTTTGGAATAGTTCTTAGTGAAACACTTCAAATTCATCCTGAACAGTCAACAGCTGCAATTGTTGTCTACCATCCTGAAGCTATGTATTATAATATTTAGGAAAAAAGGGGGAAGTTGAAAGATGATTGAATATTTCTTTTCCTGCCCTTACTGTTGGCAGCGGGTATCTATATTGATCGATAGTGGATTGACTAGATTTGAAGGTATTGAAGATTGTGAAGTATGCTGTAATCCAATAAGTTTTATTGTAGAACTTGAATCAGGGCAGATAGTCTCATCTTATGTTGAGAAGGTTCAGTAGTCAAAAGATGGGTATGATTTTTGTCATTTAAGAAAACTGAAAATAGCGCAATCTCTTTTTAAATTATACAAACTTATAATCCTTTTTGCTATGATATGTAAAAAAGGAAAATTATGATGCGCTATTTTATCCTTTCTTTAGTGTTTATTTTAGAACTTCTTGCAAATAAATATACTTATACAAACCAACTTATAGATGAACCATCTCCATATTTGCAACAGCATGCTCATAATCCTGTTAACTGGTATCCTTGGGGTGAAGAGGCGTTTGAAAAGGCAAAGCGTGAGCATAAACCTATCTTTTTATCTATTGGTTACAGTACTTGTCATTGGTGTCATGTAATGGCGCATGAATCTTTTGAAGATCCAAAAATTGCTGAAATTATTAACCGCTGGTTTGTACCTGTTAAAGTA contains:
- a CDS encoding response regulator yields the protein MNGKIWVESEYGKGSKFIFEIELEEREDTKQFNLFSDKKVLVVDDNKSWHSILANILEMFNIKVDHAYSGEEAVKKVCKCKECYDLILMDWNMPKIDGIEATKIIQKEFKKHPVTIIMISSFRQESIANLAKDVGIDIFLQKPINPSVLNDILSGLFLDGVDIKNIDTVKEDTLKDDLQSLNGSSILIVEDNVINQEIIIGLLENSGIKIDIANNGVEAVDMFNANSTKYELILMDLQMPIMGGIEATKIIREKYKDIPIIALTANAMKEDVEKTKLAGMNEHLNKPIEVEKLYATLLKFISKKESSSEIKTKKEEIELPEFTNIDISIGLKYLSNNKKLYLKILNDFYESYKDVKLEELSDEEFKRVTHTIKGLSANIGANSLHTIAKELDVTQNKSLLPEFYKELNAVIDELEEKLSKIDNQRDFKPELDTETRDELLEALKEYAKKRRSKLCNEVLEKLLSYKLSNEDQQLFNELKKLVDGRKYKIIVEMI
- a CDS encoding response regulator transcription factor, translated to MELNELYKLSLLYVEDDESVSQSYASSFELFFQNVYIAKNYEEALEIYAKNSPDIILVDIELKNSLNGMAIVKKIREDDVGTPIVFLTSYSDNKYLMEAINLQIDGYIIKPLDIVNFQQSMLKCLKKIRSQQIVTLDSKLYYDFDSLELFEENIKVKLGKKENLLLQLFLKNRNKIISRNDLEFHIWNDNYISDSAIKNLIGSLRRKIGKEKIINISKIGWKINIE
- a CDS encoding diguanylate cyclase, whose product is MGSKTILIVDDTIANLDILVDLLGQYDVIDAVNGEDALEIANEESIDLILLDIMMPEMDGYEVCKRLKSNEKTKDIPVIFITAKTDEDSIEKAYDIGGADYVTKPFRPKELLSRVKKELKLQELMKELKLLASTDPMTKLYNRRYFTNVSQHILEIAKRENQSLSLVMLDIDKFKNINDTYGHQIGDEVIISLANELTQNQRKSDIVSRYGGEEFVVLLPNTSLEEAIGVAEKLREKIDLKTINLDNYEKLKFTISLGVSEVKVFNEKNIEKALKRADDALYTAKESGRNRVCFV
- a CDS encoding histidine kinase dimerization/phospho-acceptor domain-containing protein; this translates as MQNRIRNYNQLVADETIEDYSLRYAPKTFRKWSEFLIANTAIGSISFLALEAIGASIALHYGFTTAFWAILTASLIIFFTAIPISYYAAKYNIDIDLITRSAGFGYVGSTFTSLIYASFSFIFFALEAAIMAQALEVYFGIPLSFGYIISSLVIIPIVFYGITLINRLQFLTQPIWLIMMVVPYIAILYKEPNAISAFKSLTGNISGSNEFDFYYFGMAVGVSLSLIAQIGEQVDYLRFMPPLKKENRFKWWVSVLIAGPGWIILGFLKQIGGMFLASMVLLTGLSAYEAKTPIEMYNIGYQYIFDNPEHALVAATIFVIISQIKINVTNAYAGSLAWSNFFSRVTHSHPGRVVWMLFNIGIALLLMELGVFDVLEKVLGLYSNVAIAWIGAIFADLVINKPLGLAPKVVEFKRAYLYNVNPVGVGSMGIASLISIFAFMGYFGSLAQSYSAIIAMFIAILLSPIIAILTKGEYYIARENIHLNSKKVYETCKTCNHEYEIEDMAYCPLHNSNICSLCCSLDSLCHDICKKDRERSMRDKIAKFVSTIFRNTISKDTSFKVFNFFLLSSGFFLLIWITGWMSYSIQIDLIPYDQRGLFRESIENYSMIIGILMSIVAWWILLIQDSKDRAENELESRNTSLENEVLIRTEAERKAEEATKAKSNFLANMSHEIRTPMNGILGMSHLVLQTDLDDKQKNYIQKIDNSAKSLLGIINDILDFSKIEAGKLSIEKIEFDLFKMIENVINLIEYKAHEKNIELIISYDKSLGKKYYGDSLRVSQVLTNLLSNAVKFTDDGEVGIYITKIYKNLLRFEVVDTGIGLTYEQQSKLFKSFSQADGSTTRKYGGTGL
- a CDS encoding ABC transporter substrate-binding protein, which encodes MQFQWKHQFEYAGFYIAKEKGYYKDVGLDVEFVEFSPEINIIDKVLSKEGIYGTTYANIVSEYLKGKPIVFVANFFKQSPLAIVTTKDIRLPSDLKGKKVMGIGNDINSAMMLIMFKKFGLTSNDFIHIPPSFNVQDFIDKKVDAMAIFTTNEIYYLNKAKVPYNLLNPTIYGAEFYDLNLFTSQEEVKHHPKRVKKFRDASIKGWEYALKHKDEVIELILKKYNTQHKTKDALIFEAKQVESIMLPNIYPIGSIDKNRIKLMVDNFKNLGFVDQNKTINYKDFIFRENRYNIPLTKEELEYLDSKKIIKVHNEIDWAPFNYNINGKAEGFSIDYMNLIAKKIGIKIEYVHGYSWNEFIKMLKDGSLDVMLNIVKTPKREKFLSFTSPYKEVIDSVVTREENAKKYKSLNDFNGKILAVIKGFSEEELIQKYYPKIKVLLVNNTLDGLKAVAFNEADGFMNTLGVLNYTIQKYNISNLKPAFDVKNKHFSVKLRIATNKQQEILRDILQKGINNITEQEKNELMNKWFMRHISNIDYMLIIKIISFTLLIIIFVIVWNIKLKQKVNQEIEKNRLQETLLFYYNKQESMKNIVNNIAHQWKAPLNELSSWIMLLDSKLFLNQDISKDELKRITKLMKGSIQFMTNTIDTFNNFYKDNDQKEYFSIEEAIDETLEIIHNSIEEHNITIYKNIEKDLRIIGNKNQLEQVLLTLFTNAQNIFKERNIQNPTITIDARKEDKFIIITVKDNGGGIDGNIEDIFTPTISKTKNSSGFGLFIAKNIIQTKFNGEINAKNILEGAVFNIKIK